The proteins below come from a single Chromatiales bacterium genomic window:
- the phoR gene encoding phosphate regulon sensor histidine kinase PhoR — MGHLSPWRSELWLVVLASAALLIIGQTHDLGLLPLAVGGLAYLVWHAYNLARLLRWLSREGRTPPPDPFGVWGFVFYRVDVRERRSRERKRKLGKRLKRLNQSVRALPYALLELNDRFEIQWSNPAAKKLLALHGEDTGQSIANLVRAPEFTRYLQQRNFNQPVTVDATLDRPALALRAVPYGKRAFLLTARDITAQRRSEQLQRDFVANASHELRTPLTVLSGSIEQLRMQASEDPAWARPLGWMERQTERMTRIVEDLLLLARLERARDASEAGEPVDLSGLARACVDEATELSRREGGHAIDARIESGVRIVGFVDELRAALANLLVNAVRYTPAGGAIEIRLATTGDGVRFSVKDSGPGIPAAHHARLTERFYRVDAGRSREAGGTGLGLAIVKHVLDRYGAKLAIDSAPGRGSTFGFVIGADYRVDTARAS, encoded by the coding sequence ATGGGCCATCTCTCACCATGGCGCAGTGAACTATGGCTGGTCGTGCTCGCGAGCGCGGCGCTGCTGATCATCGGCCAGACCCACGATCTCGGGCTGTTGCCGCTGGCGGTCGGCGGGCTTGCCTACCTCGTCTGGCACGCCTACAACCTCGCCCGGCTGCTGCGCTGGCTCAGTCGCGAGGGACGCACCCCGCCGCCCGATCCGTTTGGCGTGTGGGGTTTCGTGTTCTACCGCGTCGACGTGCGCGAGCGCCGCTCGCGCGAGCGCAAGCGCAAGCTCGGCAAGCGACTCAAGCGCCTGAACCAGTCCGTGCGCGCGCTGCCCTACGCGCTGCTCGAGCTCAACGACCGGTTCGAAATCCAGTGGTCGAATCCCGCCGCGAAGAAACTCCTGGCCCTGCATGGCGAGGACACCGGCCAGTCCATCGCAAACCTCGTGCGCGCGCCCGAGTTCACGCGCTATCTGCAACAGCGAAATTTCAACCAGCCGGTCACCGTGGACGCGACACTCGATCGCCCGGCGCTGGCGCTGCGCGCCGTGCCCTACGGCAAGCGCGCCTTCCTGCTGACCGCCCGCGACATCACCGCGCAGCGCAGGAGCGAGCAGTTACAGCGCGACTTCGTCGCGAACGCCTCGCACGAGCTGCGCACACCGCTGACCGTGCTGTCCGGCTCGATCGAACAACTGCGCATGCAGGCGTCGGAAGACCCCGCCTGGGCCCGGCCGCTGGGCTGGATGGAACGCCAGACCGAGCGCATGACGCGCATCGTCGAGGATCTGCTGCTGCTGGCCCGGCTCGAACGCGCACGCGACGCGAGCGAGGCCGGCGAGCCGGTGGACCTGTCGGGCCTCGCGCGCGCCTGCGTGGACGAGGCAACCGAACTCAGCCGCCGCGAGGGCGGGCACGCCATCGACGCAAGGATCGAATCCGGCGTGCGGATCGTCGGCTTCGTCGACGAGTTGCGCGCTGCACTGGCGAATCTGCTCGTCAACGCGGTGCGCTACACACCGGCCGGCGGCGCGATCGAGATCCGTCTCGCGACCACCGGCGACGGCGTGCGGTTCAGCGTGAAGGATTCGGGGCCCGGCATCCCGGCGGCACACCACGCCCGGCTCACCGAGCGTTTCTACCGCGTGGACGCCGGCCGCTCGCGCGAGGCGGGTGGAACCGGACTGGGGCTCGCGATCGTCAAGCATGTGCTCGATCGCTACGGCGCGAAACTTGCGATCGACTCGGCCCCGGGCCGTGGCTCGACCTTTGGCTTTGTGATCGGCGCGGACTACCGCGTGGACACCGCCAGGGCGTCGTAA
- the gspD gene encoding type II secretion system secretin GspD, which translates to MRTDKNINREPESVIAKLTSAVRALGVAGLVSIVGACATPPASEGPAAPLPRELTGTTAPPPGLPASVDLSDRALAAGDDESRETQLFPGSGRFTADPKGPPGPGRDAGGGKVTLNFQNTDVREVVQSVLGDILQENFVIDPGVVGAVSITTGRPIARNDLLTVFEDLLRFYGVALVADGKLYKVVMLDKAVAGNLRPQAGANLSAIGYSVRVVPLAFISATEMEKLLKPFAPPSGILSVDPARNLLMLAGTARDLARMQETIDVFDVNWLAGMSVGIFPVRFADPQTLVGELDKVLGAGSESPVSGLFQFLPIERLESVLVITPQPAYLEQARIWIDRLDSGAGEVLGEQRLYVYQVQNSEAAHLADLLQDVFEVSGGSSSSSTPAARTAPNRQQTSVSSTSKDKKDEKKNDKTTQNRRTTRASADGDKTGAIDREQVRVIADEDNNVLLILASPRDYRIIEETLKRLDVPRRQVLIEATIAEVSLTGNLEYGVQWYFKNSGIKAFGDAYTGTGAVSGNVDSLSIGQTGAAIANGFSYALTDAGGVVSAFLQALARDSKVRILQAPHLMVLDNESGNIRVGNQQPVFTSTTQNLDQTGGVTNNIVTNQIQFKDTGISLDVTPRINAGGLITMELTQEVTDVGQIDTATGQRSFLQRTIESVIAVQSGQTIVLGGLIQDNQTRGKSGVPLLYRLPVIGNLFGSTNDSLSRTELIVLITPRIIRDSDEANKVTEEMRQRLNQAFGIYDSTLPQIRNLTRESSP; encoded by the coding sequence GTGCGCACTGACAAGAACATCAATCGGGAACCCGAAAGCGTGATTGCAAAGCTCACTTCCGCCGTGCGTGCGCTCGGCGTCGCCGGCCTGGTCTCGATTGTCGGGGCCTGTGCCACGCCACCCGCGTCCGAAGGGCCGGCGGCCCCGCTGCCGCGCGAGCTGACCGGCACGACGGCGCCGCCGCCGGGACTGCCGGCGAGCGTTGACCTGTCCGACCGGGCTCTCGCTGCGGGTGATGATGAGTCTCGCGAGACACAGCTGTTTCCGGGCTCGGGCCGGTTTACCGCCGACCCGAAGGGCCCGCCCGGGCCGGGTCGTGATGCCGGCGGTGGCAAGGTCACGCTGAACTTCCAGAACACCGATGTGCGCGAGGTCGTGCAGTCGGTGCTCGGCGACATCCTGCAGGAGAACTTCGTGATCGACCCGGGGGTCGTCGGCGCGGTGTCGATCACCACGGGACGGCCGATCGCGCGCAACGACCTGCTGACCGTGTTCGAGGACCTGCTGCGTTTCTACGGCGTGGCCCTGGTCGCCGATGGCAAGCTCTACAAGGTCGTCATGCTGGACAAGGCCGTCGCGGGCAATCTGCGCCCGCAGGCCGGCGCGAACCTGTCAGCGATCGGCTACAGCGTGCGCGTGGTACCGCTGGCGTTCATCAGCGCCACGGAGATGGAAAAGCTGCTCAAGCCGTTCGCGCCGCCGTCCGGGATCCTGTCGGTCGACCCGGCGCGAAATCTACTGATGCTGGCCGGTACGGCGCGTGATCTGGCGCGCATGCAGGAGACGATCGACGTCTTCGACGTGAACTGGCTGGCGGGCATGTCGGTCGGCATCTTCCCGGTTCGCTTCGCCGACCCGCAGACCCTGGTCGGCGAGCTAGACAAGGTGCTCGGCGCGGGCTCGGAATCGCCGGTGTCCGGGCTGTTCCAGTTCCTGCCGATCGAGCGGCTGGAATCGGTGCTCGTCATCACCCCGCAGCCCGCGTACCTGGAACAGGCGCGCATCTGGATCGACCGGCTCGACTCGGGCGCCGGAGAGGTGCTCGGCGAACAGCGCCTGTACGTCTATCAGGTGCAGAACAGCGAGGCGGCGCATCTGGCCGATCTGCTGCAGGACGTCTTCGAGGTTTCGGGCGGCAGTTCGTCGAGTTCGACGCCGGCCGCACGCACGGCGCCGAATCGCCAGCAGACCAGCGTGAGCTCGACCAGCAAAGACAAAAAGGACGAAAAGAAAAACGACAAGACCACCCAGAACCGGCGTACGACCCGTGCGTCTGCGGATGGCGACAAGACCGGTGCGATCGACCGCGAACAGGTCCGGGTCATCGCCGACGAAGACAACAACGTGCTGCTGATCCTCGCCTCGCCGCGCGATTACCGCATCATCGAGGAGACGCTCAAGCGTCTGGATGTGCCGCGTCGCCAGGTGCTGATCGAGGCGACGATCGCCGAGGTCAGCCTGACCGGCAATCTCGAGTACGGCGTGCAGTGGTACTTCAAGAACAGCGGCATCAAGGCCTTCGGCGATGCTTACACCGGCACCGGTGCGGTGTCCGGCAACGTCGATTCGCTGTCCATCGGCCAGACCGGCGCGGCCATCGCCAACGGCTTCAGCTATGCGCTGACCGATGCCGGTGGCGTGGTCAGTGCGTTCCTGCAGGCGCTGGCGCGCGATTCGAAGGTGCGCATCCTGCAGGCGCCGCACCTGATGGTGCTCGACAACGAATCGGGCAACATCCGGGTCGGCAATCAGCAGCCGGTGTTCACCTCGACCACCCAGAACCTCGACCAGACCGGTGGTGTGACGAACAACATCGTCACCAACCAGATCCAGTTCAAGGACACCGGCATCTCCCTGGATGTCACCCCGCGCATCAACGCCGGCGGGCTGATCACCATGGAACTGACCCAGGAGGTCACCGACGTCGGCCAGATCGACACGGCCACGGGGCAGCGCTCATTCCTGCAGCGCACGATCGAGAGCGTGATCGCGGTGCAGTCGGGCCAGACCATCGTGCTCGGCGGCCTGATCCAGGACAACCAGACGCGTGGCAAGAGTGGCGTGCCGCTCCTGTACCGGCTGCCGGTGATCGGCAACCTGTTCGGATCGACCAACGACAGCCTGTCGCGCACCGAACTCATCGTGCTGATCACCCCGCGGATCATTCGCGACTCCGACGAGGCGAACAAGGTCACCGAGGAGATGCGCCAGCGCCTCAACCAGGCCTTCGGCATCTACGATTCCACGCTGCCGCAGATTCGCAACCTGACCCGCGAATCGTCGCCGTGA
- a CDS encoding type II secretion system protein M → MGRILHCGAALALLLLLVAAVYIVVYDPLVTEYRVNSQRIDQRARQIAATQGVIDSGPAVQARVERLRADTSFATLYLPDASDVLAANRLQQQVKEIVEAAGGTLLSSQKLPTRAESPFEAVAVRVNISGDTEAVASVLHSIESQAEPLLILDELQLQSRNRRQTRRVDNKRVVESITDVTATFDITGYRREVP, encoded by the coding sequence ATGGGACGGATCCTGCATTGTGGTGCCGCGCTGGCGCTGCTGCTGCTGCTGGTCGCGGCCGTGTATATCGTCGTCTACGATCCGCTGGTGACCGAGTATCGGGTCAATTCGCAACGCATCGACCAGCGCGCGCGCCAGATCGCCGCGACCCAGGGTGTGATCGATTCGGGGCCGGCGGTGCAGGCGCGCGTCGAGCGGCTGCGTGCCGATACCAGCTTCGCAACGCTTTATCTGCCGGACGCCTCGGATGTGCTCGCCGCGAACCGGTTGCAGCAGCAGGTCAAGGAAATCGTCGAGGCCGCCGGCGGCACCCTGCTGTCCTCGCAGAAGCTGCCGACCCGCGCCGAGTCGCCGTTCGAGGCCGTCGCCGTGCGCGTCAACATCAGCGGTGATACCGAGGCCGTCGCCTCCGTGCTGCACAGCATCGAGAGTCAGGCCGAGCCGCTGCTGATCCTTGACGAGTTGCAATTGCAGTCGCGAAACCGTCGGCAGACCCGGCGTGTGGACAACAAGCGCGTGGTCGAAAGCATCACGGACGTGACGGCGACCTTCGACATCACCGGCTATCGGCGCGAGGTGCCGTGA
- a CDS encoding PilN domain-containing protein → MALGAGAIGQALGGRNSTLARLWGWWREGLAGCIPAAVRTRIAAGDAPLAVRRSGDGWQINGEAGDPLRTEELALHLIERTAGRPRATVLQLESGEVLVTRVVLPRAAEENLREVLGFEMERRTPFRAEQVYFDYVAETGEADAQHVAARLFTTARAGVDAAIAELGRGHVEIAGVSVDGAPRSLNLLPVEKRPRGRSSAGLNLLLGLVLLGLVAAALALPVHQQGKALDAQAAQLAKAREQADAVIKLREEASILERAQRFAIERRIAVPHVPDLLLEVTHLLPDSTWVQQISYEKGRLELRGESSEAYALIPLLEASPLFEDVKFRSTVTQNTRTSRERFHIEMRARMGGELAPPDAPGATGDPPGEGR, encoded by the coding sequence ATGGCATTAGGCGCGGGAGCCATCGGTCAAGCGCTGGGCGGACGCAATTCGACGCTCGCGCGCCTGTGGGGCTGGTGGCGCGAAGGCCTGGCCGGTTGCATTCCCGCAGCCGTGCGCACGCGCATCGCGGCGGGCGATGCACCGCTCGCGGTTCGCCGCAGCGGGGACGGCTGGCAGATCAACGGCGAGGCGGGCGATCCGCTGCGGACTGAAGAACTCGCGCTGCACCTCATCGAGCGAACCGCCGGTCGCCCGCGTGCGACCGTGCTTCAGCTGGAATCCGGCGAGGTTCTGGTCACCCGTGTGGTGCTGCCGCGCGCGGCCGAAGAGAACCTGCGCGAAGTGCTGGGCTTTGAAATGGAACGCCGCACGCCGTTTCGCGCCGAGCAGGTCTATTTCGACTACGTCGCCGAAACCGGCGAAGCCGACGCCCAGCATGTCGCCGCGCGCCTGTTCACAACGGCGCGTGCGGGTGTCGATGCGGCCATTGCGGAACTCGGCCGCGGGCATGTGGAGATCGCCGGGGTCAGCGTGGACGGTGCACCGCGCTCGCTCAACCTTCTGCCGGTCGAAAAGCGTCCGCGCGGGCGCTCGTCCGCGGGGCTGAATCTGCTGCTGGGGCTGGTGCTTCTGGGGCTTGTCGCCGCGGCGCTCGCCTTGCCGGTGCATCAGCAGGGCAAGGCGCTCGATGCCCAGGCGGCGCAGCTTGCGAAGGCACGCGAGCAGGCCGATGCGGTCATCAAGCTGCGCGAGGAGGCGAGTATTCTCGAGCGCGCGCAGCGGTTTGCAATCGAGCGACGCATTGCGGTTCCGCATGTCCCCGACCTGCTGCTCGAAGTGACGCACCTGTTGCCGGATTCCACCTGGGTGCAGCAGATCAGCTACGAGAAGGGCAGGCTCGAACTGCGCGGCGAATCCAGCGAGGCCTACGCGCTGATTCCGCTGCTCGAGGCCTCGCCGCTGTTCGAAGACGTCAAGTTTCGCTCGACCGTCACCCAGAACACGCGCACGAGTCGCGAGCGCTTCCATATCGAAATGCGCGCGCGCATGGGCGGCGAGCTGGCGCCGCCGGATGCGCCTGGTGCAACAGGCGACCCGCCAGGAGAAGGCCGTTGA
- a CDS encoding general secretion pathway protein GspK, protein MSDRLAERGVALLAVVWTVALLTVLAAAFTSTTRTETRLARNVVEQAQARAVAQAALNYVAFDLLRPVDQRRFPADGTAVPWTFAGFETVLRINDVAGRIDLNAADRETLSGVFEQAGVEAGDLDRVLDEIEDWRDVDDLRRLSGAEDEDYRAVGRMAGAKDAPFESVDELQQLLSVDARLVARVRDALTVYSGSAKVSASVVSPGALHALPGVDHELIDQYLEERAAAHRDGIEAPQVPVAGLGLSGAEGRAYIVEISARSPGGVKGSLAVTLMPGTIDGFLRTIEWREQGI, encoded by the coding sequence GTGAGCGACCGACTCGCGGAGCGCGGGGTGGCACTGCTGGCGGTGGTCTGGACCGTCGCGCTGTTGACCGTGCTGGCCGCCGCGTTTACCTCGACCACGCGCACCGAGACCCGGCTTGCGCGCAACGTCGTCGAACAGGCCCAGGCGCGTGCCGTTGCCCAGGCGGCGCTGAATTACGTTGCCTTCGACCTGCTGCGACCGGTCGACCAGCGGCGCTTTCCAGCCGATGGCACGGCCGTGCCTTGGACCTTTGCCGGGTTTGAGACCGTGCTGCGCATCAACGATGTGGCTGGGCGGATCGATCTGAACGCCGCGGACCGGGAAACGCTCAGTGGTGTGTTCGAGCAGGCCGGCGTCGAGGCGGGCGATCTCGATCGCGTGCTCGACGAGATCGAGGACTGGCGGGATGTCGATGACCTGCGGCGGCTCAGCGGCGCCGAGGATGAGGACTACCGTGCGGTCGGCCGGATGGCCGGCGCGAAGGATGCGCCCTTCGAGTCCGTCGACGAGCTGCAGCAGCTGCTGTCCGTGGATGCGCGGCTGGTCGCGCGGGTGCGCGACGCGCTGACCGTGTACTCGGGCAGTGCGAAGGTCTCCGCGAGTGTGGTCTCTCCCGGTGCGCTGCACGCGCTGCCCGGCGTCGACCACGAGCTGATCGACCAGTACCTCGAAGAGCGCGCAGCGGCGCACCGTGACGGGATCGAGGCGCCGCAGGTTCCCGTGGCCGGTCTGGGTTTGTCGGGTGCGGAAGGCAGAGCTTATATTGTGGAGATCAGCGCCCGTTCTCCGGGCGGCGTCAAGGGTTCGCTTGCGGTTACGCTGATGCCCGGTACCATCGACGGCTTCCTGCGCACGATCGAGTGGCGCGAACAAGGCATCTGA
- a CDS encoding DUF1820 family protein, producing the protein MPKKPVFRVIFHNQGKVYEVYASRVTGAELFGFVAIEGLRFSETDRVVVDPHEEQLKREFSGVDRTLVPMHAVVRIDEVKKAGVARIGDAGDTTSNVTPFPMPVPPRRE; encoded by the coding sequence ATGCCGAAGAAACCCGTTTTTCGTGTGATCTTCCACAACCAGGGCAAGGTCTATGAAGTCTATGCCAGCCGCGTGACGGGCGCCGAGCTGTTCGGCTTTGTCGCGATCGAGGGGCTGCGCTTCAGCGAGACCGATCGCGTCGTGGTCGATCCGCACGAGGAACAGCTCAAGCGCGAGTTCAGCGGTGTCGACCGCACGCTGGTGCCCATGCACGCGGTCGTACGCATCGACGAGGTCAAGAAAGCCGGCGTCGCGCGCATCGGCGATGCGGGCGACACCACATCCAACGTCACACCGTTTCCGATGCCGGTGCCGCCGCGACGCGAATAG
- the nadC gene encoding carboxylating nicotinate-nucleotide diphosphorylase, producing the protein MGTPDDVGTVVARAVEEDLGAGDASALLIPPAAAGRARVIARESAVVCGRPWFDGVFEYLDPRVRVSWQIAEGEWAAPAACLCELTGPAASLLTGERTALNFLQTLSATATVTARYVERVAGTGARILDTRKTVPCLRTAQKYAVRVGGGSNHRMRLDDAILIKENHIAASGSIEAALGRALAHGHGLEVEIEVESVADLERALAAGAARVLLDNFSLADLRAAVELNAGRARLEASGGVSLDNVREIALTGVDDISVGALTKNVSAVDLSMRFLPA; encoded by the coding sequence ATCGGGACGCCTGATGATGTCGGCACGGTAGTCGCGCGCGCCGTCGAGGAGGACCTCGGCGCCGGCGACGCCAGCGCCCTGCTGATTCCGCCCGCTGCCGCGGGCCGCGCGCGGGTGATCGCGCGCGAGTCCGCCGTGGTCTGCGGCCGGCCGTGGTTCGACGGCGTGTTCGAGTATCTCGATCCGCGCGTGCGCGTCAGCTGGCAGATCGCCGAGGGCGAGTGGGCCGCGCCCGCTGCCTGCCTGTGTGAACTAACCGGGCCCGCGGCGAGTCTGTTGACCGGCGAGCGCACGGCGCTGAATTTCCTGCAAACCCTGTCGGCGACGGCGACCGTGACCGCCCGCTATGTCGAGCGGGTCGCCGGCACCGGCGCGCGCATCCTCGATACCCGCAAGACCGTCCCCTGCCTGCGTACGGCACAGAAATACGCCGTGCGGGTCGGCGGCGGCAGCAACCATCGCATGCGCCTGGACGACGCCATCCTGATCAAGGAAAACCACATCGCCGCGAGCGGCTCCATCGAAGCGGCCCTGGGTCGGGCGCTGGCGCACGGTCACGGGCTGGAGGTCGAGATCGAGGTGGAGTCCGTTGCCGATCTCGAGCGCGCGCTGGCCGCGGGTGCGGCGCGCGTGCTGCTGGACAATTTCAGTCTCGCCGATCTGCGCGCGGCCGTGGAACTGAACGCCGGGCGTGCGCGGCTGGAAGCGTCCGGTGGGGTGTCGCTGGACAATGTCCGCGAGATCGCGCTGACGGGCGTCGATGACATCTCGGTCGGCGCGTTGACCAAGAACGTCTCGGCGGTCGATCTGTCGATGCGTTTCCTGCCGGCGTGA
- a CDS encoding sodium:alanine symporter family protein produces MQAIHDLLDRLSGIIWGEFLLIPLLAVTGVYLTLGLRLMPWLRIGEGFRLLFRGRRPSDGAPGDITPFQSLMTALSATIGTGNIAGVATAIHLGGPGALFWMWVIALFGMATKYAEAVLAVKYREVDELGQHVGGPMYYIRNGLGPGWAWLGGTFALFGMIAAFGIGNTVQSNSVADAMQSNFDVPLWLTGVVMAVLAGLVILGGIKRIAEVAGKLVPFMAIAYVVGALVILVAHAGALPAAFATIFDSAFNGTAATGGFAGATVWAALRFGFARGIFSNESGLGSAPIAHAAARTNDPVRQGKIAMLGTFIDTIIVCSMTGLVIVVTGEWTSGATGAALSSSAFSNGIAGGQYIVTFGLVIFAFTTLLGWSYYGERCAEYLFGTKVILPYRILWIAAIFGGSIVKLGLVWVFADVLNGLMALPNLVALLLLSPVVFAITREAGRRRDRDA; encoded by the coding sequence ATGCAAGCCATCCACGATCTGTTGGACCGCCTCAGCGGCATCATCTGGGGCGAATTCCTGCTGATTCCGCTGCTGGCGGTCACCGGCGTCTATCTGACGCTGGGGCTGCGGCTGATGCCCTGGCTGCGGATCGGCGAAGGCTTTCGGCTGCTGTTCCGCGGGCGTCGGCCGAGCGACGGCGCGCCCGGCGACATCACGCCGTTCCAGTCGCTGATGACGGCGCTGTCGGCGACCATCGGCACCGGCAACATCGCCGGCGTGGCGACGGCGATCCATCTCGGCGGACCCGGCGCGCTGTTCTGGATGTGGGTCATTGCGCTGTTCGGCATGGCGACGAAATACGCCGAAGCCGTGCTGGCGGTGAAGTACCGCGAGGTCGACGAACTCGGCCAGCATGTCGGCGGGCCGATGTACTACATCCGCAACGGACTGGGCCCGGGCTGGGCCTGGCTGGGCGGGACGTTCGCGCTGTTCGGCATGATTGCCGCGTTCGGCATCGGCAACACCGTGCAGTCGAATTCCGTCGCCGACGCCATGCAGTCGAACTTCGATGTGCCGCTGTGGCTGACCGGCGTGGTCATGGCCGTGCTGGCCGGCCTGGTGATCCTGGGTGGCATCAAGCGTATCGCCGAGGTGGCGGGCAAACTCGTGCCGTTCATGGCGATCGCCTACGTGGTCGGCGCGCTGGTCATTCTCGTGGCGCATGCCGGAGCGCTGCCGGCGGCGTTCGCGACCATCTTCGACAGTGCCTTCAACGGCACCGCCGCGACCGGCGGCTTCGCGGGTGCAACGGTCTGGGCCGCGCTGCGGTTCGGCTTCGCGCGCGGAATATTCTCGAACGAATCCGGACTCGGCTCGGCGCCGATCGCGCACGCGGCGGCCCGCACCAATGACCCGGTGCGTCAGGGCAAGATCGCGATGCTGGGCACGTTCATCGACACCATCATCGTCTGTTCGATGACCGGGCTGGTGATCGTCGTGACCGGCGAGTGGACCAGCGGTGCGACGGGCGCGGCGCTGTCGTCGAGCGCGTTCAGCAACGGCATCGCCGGTGGCCAGTACATCGTGACCTTCGGGCTGGTGATCTTCGCGTTCACCACGCTGCTGGGCTGGAGCTACTACGGCGAACGCTGCGCGGAGTATCTGTTCGGTACGAAGGTGATCCTGCCCTACCGCATCCTGTGGATCGCGGCGATCTTCGGCGGCTCAATCGTCAAACTCGGTCTGGTGTGGGTGTTCGCCGACGTGCTCAACGGCCTCATGGCGCTGCCGAACCTCGTCGCGCTGCTGCTGCTGAGTCCCGTCGTGTTCGCCATCACGCGCGAGGCCGGACGGCGGCGTGATCGGGACGCCTGA